One part of the bacterium genome encodes these proteins:
- the purH gene encoding bifunctional phosphoribosylaminoimidazolecarboxamide formyltransferase/IMP cyclohydrolase (involved in de novo purine biosynthesis), translated as MIRVRRAILSVSDKTGLVELGRSLAEKGVQLIASGGTASALREAGCAVTPVEEWTGHPEALGGRIKTVHPRIHGGILARRDHAEDDADLRRLRLEPIDLVVVNFYPFEKTLASGKPEADVIEAIDVGGPSMVRAAVKNHRDVVVLTDPSQYEKFLALFDENNGTVPGEFARRCAAEAFAGLVAYDGAIARWMNDGAVECNVFDRVRELRYGENPHQRGWLLTQHGAPSVGLVAADQLSGKQLSYNNLLDAEGALRLLAEFEQPAAVIIKHVTPCGVGIGANVTEAL; from the coding sequence ATGATTCGAGTTCGTCGAGCCATTCTGAGCGTTTCCGATAAAACGGGTTTGGTCGAGCTGGGTCGTTCACTGGCGGAAAAAGGCGTGCAGTTAATCGCGTCGGGCGGCACGGCTTCCGCGCTCCGAGAGGCCGGCTGTGCCGTGACTCCCGTCGAGGAGTGGACGGGTCATCCCGAGGCGTTGGGAGGAAGGATCAAAACGGTTCATCCGCGAATTCACGGCGGAATCCTGGCGCGCCGTGATCACGCGGAGGACGACGCCGATCTGCGTCGCTTGCGACTCGAACCGATTGACCTCGTCGTGGTGAATTTTTATCCGTTCGAAAAAACTCTGGCTTCCGGCAAGCCGGAAGCAGACGTCATCGAGGCCATTGACGTCGGCGGACCTTCGATGGTGCGGGCCGCGGTGAAAAACCATCGTGACGTCGTCGTGCTTACGGATCCTTCTCAATACGAAAAGTTCCTCGCCCTGTTTGACGAAAATAACGGCACCGTTCCGGGCGAGTTCGCACGCCGCTGCGCCGCTGAGGCTTTCGCCGGATTGGTCGCCTATGACGGAGCGATTGCCCGCTGGATGAATGACGGAGCGGTTGAGTGTAACGTCTTCGACCGCGTGCGCGAGTTGCGCTATGGCGAGAATCCCCACCAGCGCGGCTGGCTGTTGACGCAACACGGAGCGCCTTCGGTTGGTTTAGTGGCTGCCGATCAGCTGAGCGGAAAGCAACTCTCCTACAACAATCTGCTTGATGCCGAAGGGGCGCTGCGACTGCTCGCGGAATTCGAGCAGCCGGCCGCCGTCATCATCAAGCATGTCACGCCTTGCGGAGTGGGAATCGGCGCGAACGTGACCGAAGCGCT
- a CDS encoding phosphoribosylglycinamide formyltransferase — MASGNGTLFETLVTRCRAGELDAEPVLLISSSPEAPVLQRARRLDVPSVVLERKTFAAGEEFTKTMLNCLRERNADLVCLAGYLKLIPSAVVQAFQHRMLNIHPALLPAFGGKGMYGMRVHEAVIEYGVRISGATVHLVDDEYDHGPVILQRAVFVRQDDTPDSLSQRVHEIEHDLYVDAVRLFADDRVAVQGRRVTILPKRST; from the coding sequence ATGGCGTCGGGTAACGGAACGCTCTTCGAGACGCTCGTCACCCGTTGCCGCGCGGGCGAACTCGACGCCGAACCCGTGCTGTTGATTTCGTCCAGTCCCGAGGCGCCGGTTCTGCAGCGGGCGCGTCGCCTTGATGTTCCTTCCGTCGTATTGGAACGCAAAACGTTTGCCGCGGGCGAGGAATTCACGAAGACGATGCTGAACTGTCTGCGCGAGCGGAATGCGGATTTGGTTTGCCTCGCCGGCTACCTCAAACTGATTCCGTCCGCGGTGGTTCAAGCGTTTCAACATCGAATGCTGAACATTCATCCCGCCCTGCTGCCCGCTTTCGGCGGGAAGGGGATGTACGGAATGCGCGTCCATGAAGCCGTCATCGAGTACGGAGTGCGCATTTCGGGAGCCACGGTTCATCTCGTGGACGACGAGTACGATCACGGACCCGTGATTCTGCAACGCGCCGTCTTCGTTCGTCAGGATGACACTCCCGATTCGCTCAGCCAGAGAGTGCATGAAATCGAGCACGATCTTTACGTGGACGCCGTCCGCCTTTTCGCCGATGACCGAGTGGCCGTCCAGGGGCGTCGAGTTACCATTTTACCGAAAAGAAGCACATGA
- a CDS encoding LD-carboxypeptidase, whose protein sequence is MSVRSGVTKPLLPSPLLPGGTIGICAPAGPVKPERLERAIRAIAAEGYEVTTSPSAFAQRGLFAASDAVRRRELEEMFSREDVHAVFCARGGVGSSRLLETINTRHIAQSGKPLLGFSDVTVLQWLLWARERLVTFTGPLAVEWDGDLSERTQRQVFRMLGGTADSDLLADWPRDSIRVLRNGRKAAGRLLPGNLTMIATLLGTPYCPDLRGAILLVEDVNEPAHRVDRLLFHLRNAGVLGQISALLVGDLSGEGNGDNAEHSLLDATRGETYPVAMNLPYGHGPERMTLPVGGLVEFCSETMSLSLLEPVTRAAS, encoded by the coding sequence TTGTCAGTCCGGAGTGGGGTTACTAAGCCGCTTCTGCCGTCTCCGCTCCTTCCCGGCGGAACGATCGGAATCTGTGCGCCGGCCGGTCCGGTCAAGCCCGAGCGGCTCGAACGTGCAATCCGGGCTATTGCCGCCGAGGGCTACGAAGTCACAACCTCGCCTTCGGCCTTTGCGCAGCGGGGATTGTTCGCCGCGTCCGATGCGGTTCGCCGACGGGAACTGGAAGAGATGTTCTCTCGCGAGGACGTGCACGCCGTGTTCTGCGCTCGCGGAGGAGTCGGTTCCAGTCGGTTGTTGGAAACCATCAACACCCGGCACATCGCACAATCCGGAAAACCGCTCCTCGGATTCTCCGACGTGACCGTCCTTCAGTGGCTCCTCTGGGCGCGCGAGCGCTTGGTCACGTTTACCGGCCCGCTCGCCGTAGAGTGGGATGGCGATCTTAGCGAGCGCACGCAACGGCAGGTCTTTCGAATGTTGGGAGGAACGGCCGACTCTGATCTGCTGGCCGATTGGCCGCGCGATTCCATCCGCGTCCTGCGTAACGGTCGAAAGGCGGCGGGTCGGCTCCTGCCCGGCAATCTCACGATGATCGCCACGCTGCTGGGAACTCCGTATTGTCCCGATCTGCGCGGCGCGATCCTGCTTGTCGAGGATGTCAACGAACCCGCCCACCGCGTGGATCGGCTCTTGTTTCATCTCCGCAATGCGGGCGTACTCGGCCAAATCTCCGCGCTTCTCGTCGGAGATCTGAGTGGAGAGGGAAATGGCGACAACGCCGAGCATTCGCTGCTCGACGCCACGCGCGGAGAAACCTATCCCGTGGCGATGAACCTGCCCTACGGCCACGGCCCCGAGCGGATGACCTTGCCCGTCGGCGGCCTGGTGGAATTCTGTTCGGAAACCATGAGTCTCTCGCTCCTCGAACCCGTCACCCGAGCCGCGTCGTGA
- a CDS encoding GWxTD domain-containing protein: protein MFWTIGLVAALTATAIAAPKGEPETNPFVSSGGGPQFRCQLGQRLGTEADSLRLVAAVSVPYDNLVFLRTDSGFAASYELVTAVFQEGTGLFAERISREDVSTAVYTETNSRVKNAVHVDIFLVPPGEYRVKVTLTADRRTKRKAKWEGQITLEAADPLLRVSDIYWVSEDVGLTELGIPRIVESFPADENEAAARVQIYSAGRDQIRLAWTVLNGEDHAVREEVSRITPTPAIQTHEFTLEMEGLAPQQYVLRIEAEGNGRREVRTRQFSIRIPGIPASIINLDLAIRQLKYIATSEENRRLRDAPATEKERLFKEFWNQRDPEGGTAKMEEYYYRVEQANRKFSTHRAGWEMDRGRIFILYGEPTDIERHPFDAGSRPYEIWFYAYLSRRFVFVDYTGFGDYTLVSPEWGY from the coding sequence GTGTTCTGGACGATCGGCCTTGTCGCGGCCCTGACCGCGACCGCCATCGCGGCTCCCAAAGGCGAGCCGGAAACGAATCCGTTCGTTTCGAGCGGCGGCGGTCCGCAGTTCCGCTGTCAACTGGGGCAACGTCTCGGAACCGAGGCCGACTCGCTGCGGCTGGTCGCCGCCGTTTCCGTTCCCTACGACAATCTCGTGTTTCTGCGAACCGACAGCGGTTTCGCGGCGTCGTACGAACTCGTGACCGCCGTGTTTCAGGAAGGAACCGGGCTGTTCGCGGAGAGAATTTCCCGTGAGGATGTTTCCACCGCCGTTTACACGGAAACCAACAGCCGTGTGAAGAATGCCGTGCATGTGGATATCTTTCTGGTCCCGCCCGGCGAGTATCGGGTGAAAGTCACTCTGACGGCGGATCGGCGGACGAAGCGCAAGGCCAAATGGGAAGGTCAAATCACGCTTGAAGCGGCCGATCCGCTCCTGCGCGTGTCGGACATCTATTGGGTGTCCGAAGACGTCGGACTGACGGAATTGGGAATCCCCCGGATTGTTGAAAGTTTTCCCGCTGATGAGAACGAGGCGGCGGCGCGCGTGCAAATCTACTCTGCGGGTCGCGATCAGATCCGACTGGCGTGGACCGTGTTGAACGGCGAAGACCATGCCGTGCGAGAGGAGGTGAGCCGGATTACGCCGACACCGGCGATCCAGACTCACGAATTCACGCTCGAAATGGAAGGCTTGGCGCCGCAGCAATACGTATTAAGGATCGAAGCGGAAGGAAACGGACGCCGCGAAGTGCGAACCCGCCAGTTCAGCATTCGAATTCCCGGAATCCCCGCTTCCATTATCAACTTGGACTTGGCGATTCGACAGCTCAAATATATTGCGACTTCGGAAGAGAATCGCCGCCTGCGCGACGCGCCCGCCACCGAGAAAGAACGGCTCTTCAAAGAATTCTGGAACCAGCGCGATCCGGAGGGCGGCACGGCCAAGATGGAGGAGTATTACTACCGGGTCGAACAGGCAAACCGCAAGTTCAGTACGCACCGCGCCGGCTGGGAGATGGATCGCGGTCGAATCTTCATTCTGTACGGTGAACCGACCGATATCGAACGTCATCCCTTCGACGCGGGCTCGCGGCCCTACGAGATCTGGTTCTATGCCTATCTGTCGCGGAGATTCGTTTTCGTGGACTACACCGGATTTGGAGACTACACCCTTGTCAGTCCGGAGTGGGGTTACTAA